GGTAGTAAGGGAGAGAAGGAAGTCTATCCTGGACGTTATCTATTGTGTAAGCGATAGAGAGGTTTAGGGTAGGTGTGAATAGACCTAAATCTCCAGGGGCGACTCTGGGGATAGGATAAAGGTCAAGATAGAACGGGCACACGGTGGATGCCCTGGCACCTAAGCCGATGAAGGACGTGATTACCTGCGAAAAGCCCGGTGGAGCTGGTAGTAAGCATTGATACCGGGATATCCGAATGGGGGAACCCGGCCTGTGGGAACACAGGTCACTCACGCGAGTGAGAGGGAACCTGGGGAACTGAAACATCTAAGTACCCAGAGGAGAAGAAAGAGAGATCGATTCTCTGAGTAGCGGCGAGCGAAAGGGGAAGAGCCTAAACTGCTGAGCGTGCTCAGTGGGGTTGTGGGGCTGGCGATATCGAAGCGGAAGTCTAGTCGAAGGGTCTGGGAAGGCCCACCATAGAAGGTGAAAGTCCTGTAGACGAAAGGCGGAAGCTAGTAGCCAGTACCCGAGTAGCCTGTGGTTCGTGGAGCTATGGGTGAATCTGCGCGGCCCACCGCGTAAGGCTAAATACTCTAGGTGACCGATAGTGGACCAGTACCGTGAGGGAAAGGTGAAAAGAACCCCGGGAGGGGAGTGAAATAGAACCTGAAACCGTGTGCTCACAAGCAATCAAGGGACTATCTACGCGAGTAGCGGTCTTTTGGTGTGCCTATTGAAGCATGAGCTGGCGACTTACGGTAGCGGGCGAGCTTAAGCCGAGAGGCGAAGGCGTAGCGAAAGCGAGTTCGAATAGAGCGGCCCATGAGTCCGTTGCCGTAGACTCGAAACCCAGAGAGCTAGCCCTGACCAGGCTGAAGCCGAGGTGACACTCGGTGGAGGGCCGAACCAGTTGGAGATGCAAATCCTTTGGATGAGTTGGGGTTAGGAGTGAAAAGCTAACCGATCTGGGAGATAGCTAGTTCTCCTCGAAATGACTTTAGGGTCAGCCTCGGATGCTTATTTGGGCCTGTAAAGCACTGATAGGGCTAGGGGGCCTACCAGCCTACCAAACCCTTTCAAACTCTGAAGGGTCCAAAAGGGAGTCCGGGAGTGAGGGCACGAGTGCTAACATCCGTGTCCAAGCGCGGGAACAACCGAGATCGCCGAATAAGGTCCCCAAGTACAGGTTAAGTGGATAAAGATGTGGGGTTGCCCAGACAGCTAGGAGGTTGGCTTAGAAGCAGCCATCCTTTAAAGAGTGCGTAATAGCTCACTAGTCGAGTGACCCTGCGCTGAAAATGATCGGGGCTTAAACCTGTCACCGAATTCGCGGGTTATATTAGGGCCGCATGCGGCCCTAATATAACGGTAGAGGAGCGTTCCCCATGCCAAAGAAGCCATACCGTGAGGAGTGGTGGAGGTAGGGGAAGTGCGAATGCCAGCATGAGTAACGATAAAAGAGGTGAGAATCCTCTTCGCCGTAAACCCAAGGTTTCCTACGCGATGGTCGTCATCGTAGGGTTAGGCGGGGCCTAAGGATAAGCCGAGAGGCGAAGCCGACGGACAACTGGTTAATATTCCAGTCCTACTACGCAGTGCGATGGGGGGACGCTTTAGGCTAAGCGAACCGGAGCCATGGAAGAGCCCGGACAGAAGCGCGAAGGGGGCTATAGGCAAATCCGTAGTCCAATACCGGCGCGTGGTGTGGAAGCCGCAAGGTGATAACTCGCCGAAGCCAGGGAGCCGAGAAAAGCCTCTAAGCATAACTGCGGAGTACCCGTACCGCAAACCGACACAGGTGGGTGGGTGTAAATGCACCAAGGCGCGCGGGAGAACCCTCGCTAAGGAACTTTGCAATCTAGCCCCGTAACTTCGGGAGAAGGGGTGCTCCAGGTGGCGCCGCGTGCGGCGCCACGGGGAGCCGCAGTGAATAGGCGCTGGCGACTGTTTACCAAAAACTCAGCTCTGTGCGAACACGTAAGTGGAAGTATACGGAGCGACGCTTGCCCGGTGCTGGAAGGTCAAGGGGAGGGGTGCAAGCCCTGAACTGAAGCCCCAGTGAACGGCGGCCGTAACTATAACGGTCCTAAGGTAGCGAAATTCCTTGTCGGGTAAGTTCCGACCTGCACGAAAAGCGTAACGATCAGCGCGCTGTCTCAGCGAGGGACCCGGTGAAATTGAACTGGCTGTGAAGATGCAGCCTACTCGTGGCAGGACGAAAAGACCCCATGGAGCTTTACTGTAGTCTGGTATTGAGATTCGGCCGTTTCTGCGCAGGATAGGTGGGAGCCTGTGAAGCCGGGGCTTCGGTCTCGGTGGAGGCGACGGTGAGATACCACCCTGAGACGTCTGGATTTCTAACCCCTGAAGGCCACGGGTCTAGGGGGGACAGTGCTTGATGGGCAGTTTGACTGGGGCGGTCGCCTCCTAAAGTGTAACGGAGGCGCCCAAAGGTTCCCTCAGGTGGGACGGAAACCCACCAGAGAGCGCAAGGGTAGAAGGGAGCCTGACTGTGAGGCCAGCAAGCCGAGCAGGCGCGAAAGCGGGGCCTAGTGAACCTGTGGTTCTGTGTGGAAGGGCCATAGATCAACGGATAAAAGTTACCCTGGGGATAACAGGCTGATGATTCCCGAGCGTCCATAGCGGCGGAATCGTTTGGCACCTCGATGTCGGCTCGTCACATCCTGGGGCTGAAGAAGGTCCCAAGGGTTGGGCTGTTCGCCCATTAAAGTGGCACGCGAGCTGGGTTCAGAACGTCGTGAGACAGTTCGGTCTCTATCCGTCACGAGCGCAAGAAGGTTGAGGGGGGCTGCTCCTAGTACGAGAGGACCGGAGTGGACGTACCGCTGGTTTTCCTGCTGTTCTTCCAAGGGCATATGCAGGGTAGCCAAGTACGGGAGAGATAACCGCTGAAAGCATCTAAGCGGGAAACTTGCCCCAAGATGAGCCTTCTCACGGAGTCAATCCGGTAAGGACCCCGGTAGAATACCGGGTAGATCGGCGGGGGGTGTACGCGCAGTGATGCGCTCAGCCGACCCGTGCGAATCGTCCGAGGTCTTGACCTTTAGGCACTGATACCAGTACCTCCTTCTCTTGCTCTACTACCCCTTTCTGATCCAACTTTGAAAAGTACAACATTGTTTACCTCTGTGCTCATAGCGGCATGGACCCACCCGTTCCCATTCCGAACACGGAAGTGAAACGTGCCTGCGCCGATGGTACTTGGCTCGAAGGGGCCTGGGAGAGTAGGGCAGCGCAGAGGTTTTATTTTTGCGGGAATAGCTCAGTTGGTAGAGCACAACCTTGCCAAGGTTGGGGTCGCGGGTTCGAGTCCCGTTTCCCGCTCCACCTCCTACCCCCCATCTCTCATGAGGTGGGGGGGTTTTTTGCATAGATCACCCCAAGGTCAACTGCCCCTCGACCCCCGCTCCCAAAGGGGGAAGGGTTTTGCCTATCATTCTCGATGATGTCCCATGCTCCCCTCAAAAGGCCGTTCTCGGTATTTGAGTTCATGGAACAAGAAGTGATTTTTCTGAAGATTCGAGAATCATTTAGAATCGGCTGGCATGCTGGGGCTCGAGGCTATCTACCACATTCAATCTACCCCCGACCAGATCGAGGCCAGGGCCGAAGCTCTGGCCATCGAACAAAGCATCGAGATGCCCCCTGTTGCGGTGCGGCAGCCCGAAATCCTGCGCGAGGTGCTGGCCCAGGTAGTCTCCATCCAGGAAGCTGAAGCAGGCTACTATCGCGTGGTTTTGCGCTTTGCCGGCCAAACCACGGCTTTTGAAGCGGCAGGCTTGCTGAATGTGTTGTTTGGCAACTGTGCCTTGCAAGAAGACGTGGAGCTAATAGACCTGAAGTTGCCCCCCGAGCTGCTGGCAACGTTTGCCGGGCCGCGCTTCGGCATTGCCGGGCTGCGCCAGCTTACCGGGGTGCACGACCGCCCCCTCACCTGCACCGCCCTTAAGCCGCAGGGCCTCTCCCCTACCCAACTGGCCGAACTGGCCCATACCTTTGCACTAGGCGGCATAGACATCGTAAAAGACGACCACGGTCTTACCAACCAGCCCTACGCGCCTTTCGCCGAGCGGGTGCCATTCATTCAAAAAGCCATTGCCGAGGCCAACGCCAAAACCGGAGGCCACACCCTGTATGCCCCCATGCTGACCGGTGGCCCCAAAACCCTGCGCCAGCGCCTGCAGGTAGCCAGGCAAGTAGGGGTTCGGGTGGTGCTGGCAGCCCCGATGCTGATGGGGCTTCCGACTTTCCAGGAGTGGGTGGAAGAGCTGGAAATGGCGGTGCTGGCCCATCCGGCCTTTGCGGGCCACCGCATCGCGCCATCCCTAATGCTGGGCAAGCTATTTCGGCTGCTGGGGGCCGATGCCAGTATTTTTCCCAACTACGGCGGGCGGTTTGCTTACAGCACCCAGACCTGCATGAACCTGGCCCAAGCCGCCAGATCCCCTTGGGCACACCTCCGCCCCACCCTGCCGGTTCCGGCGGGGGGCATGACGGTGGAGCGGGTAGAAGAGATGGTGGGGTTTTATGGGCCTGAGACCATGTTGCTGATTGGGGGCAACCTGCTGGCTGCAGGGGACAAGCTGCTCGAGCGCACCCGGGCTTTTGTGCAAAAAGTGGCGGCCAGCGTGGGCCAAATATAGCGGTACAATGGGGTTATGGCGGCTACTCGAGCCAAAACCAAGCGGGCTGCCCAGGGCTTCACCTGGGAAGGCGTGGAGGTACTGGCCTACAAAGCCGAAGGGGCAGCTCCTTTCAAGGACGTAACCCGCCAGGTGCTGTTCGAAGACCCCCACTTGGCCGCCCAGTGGCGCTATTTTGAGGTGGCGCCGGGAGGACACACTACTCTCGAGCGCCACCAGCACGTTCATGCCGTGATGGTCATCCGGGGGCGAGGAGCTTGCCTGGTGGGGGACGAAGTGTATACCATTGAACCGCACGACCTGATTAGCGTGCCGCCTCTCACTTGGCACCAGTTCCGGGCCACAGAACGCGAGCCGCTGGGTTTTTTATGCCTGGTCAATGCCGAGCGCGACCGGCCCGAGCTGCCGGGCCCCCAAGACCTGCAGGCTTTGCGCCAAAACCCTCGAGTCGCCGCTTTTATTCGGGTTTAAGCGAACACATGTCCAACAAGCGCAGAGATCAAAAAGGGCTTGTGATAAGGTGATGGCATGTCGAAACGTGGCGCTGTCGAAGAAACCAAGACTGCCGAGAACCCGGATGCCCACCTCGAGCAAATTCGCTCGATTCTGTTCGGGCAGCAGATGCAGGCGTTCGAGCGCAAACTCCAGGGCCTGGAGCAGCGCATTCAGAACAGTACAGAACAGATGAACCAGAGCCTACTCGACCGAATCGCAGCCCTGGAAAGTCGGGTAGTCGGGCTCTTAGAGCAAGAAACGCAGGAACGGGAGATTGCCGATCGGTCACTGCAGGAGAACCTAGACACTGCCGTAAGCAACCTGGAAGGTGAACTGGCTTCACAGATGAAAGAGTTGCGAGCCGACCTGAAGGATCAGGGCAAAGAGCTGAGCAAGAAGCTCGACCAACTGGCCGCAGGCCTCCAGGCCGCCATAGATGAGCTGCGTCTGAGCAAAACCGACCGCTCCACCCTGGCCCAACTGCTAGAGGGCCTGGCCGAAAAGCTACGGAAGGCGTAAGGCAGAGGGCCTAGGCAGCCGGTTACCCCTCTCCCCTGCCCCACCCTGGTCATGGCGCACCCCACTCCCCCCTCCCAAGGCGACCTCGAGGCGCTGCGAAGGCTTTTGCTCGAGCCCGAGCAGCAAGCCCTGGAGGAGTTGAAAGATCCCAAACTCTGGGAAGAGCAGGTCTCGCAAGTGTTGCCCGAGGCCCTCGTTCGCCGCACCAAGAGTGATAAATCGATTCAGTATGCCCTGAGCCCAATTCTGGAAGAAACCTTTGTGCGGCTGGTGCGGCGAAACCCCAAGCTGATGGTGGAAATATTGTTCCCGGTATTGCTGCCGGCCATCCGCCGGGCGGTGACCAGCCTGTTTGCCTCGCTGACCCAGAGCCTCAACCAGACCCTCGACCAGGTTTTTAGTGTCCAAGGCCTGCGCTGGCGGCTCGAGGCCCTTTCGACCGGCAAGACCTTTGCCGAGGTGGTGCTCTCGCACACCCTTTTGTACCGGGTGGAGCAGGTGCTCCTGATTCACCGCGATAGCGGGCTGTTGCTGGCCCATCAGGTAGCCGATGGAGTCAACGTGCAGGATGGCGCCCTGGTCTCGGGCATGCTTACGGCCATCGGCGATTTTGTGCAGGACTCCTTCGACCCCCAAGCGGGGATCAACACGGTGAACTTTGGTGAACGGGTGCTGGTGCTCGAGCAGAGCGCCCAGGCGGTGCTGGCGGCGGTGGTGCGCGGCACCCCACCCCCGGAGCTATCGGGGCGCTTACAGGACGCCCTCTCGGAAATTCACACCCAGTTTGCCGCAGAACTGCGGCAATATGCGGGCGATAATACAGCTTTTGCCGACGCCCAGCCCATATTGGAAACCTTGCTGGAAGCCCAGTACAAGCGCCCCGAAAGCCGCCGTCCGTATGCGGCTCTCCTGATTCTGGGTTTGCTACTAGCAGCCCTGGGCGGATGGGGCTGGAGCAACTTCCAGACCCAGCGGGCCTGGCAAACCTACCTCCAGCGGCTCTCCCAAACCCCTGGCATCGTGGTCACCGAGGCACCCCGCCGCTACGAGGTGCGGGGGCTGCGCGACCCCCTGGCCCCTGACCCCTTGGCCCTGCTCGAGGGTCTGCCCCTTCGCCCCGAGCAGCTCCGGGCAACCTGGCGGCCTTACCAGTCCCTCGAGCCCGAGATGGTACTCCGGCGCATACAAGAGCGCCTGGACACTCCCCCTACAGCGCGGCTAGCCTGGCGCGATGGGGTATTGGTGGTCTCGGGTCGCAGCACCCAGAACTGGCTTAGCCGTCTGCGCAACCTGGCCCCTTTGCTGGGGGTGGAGCAGCTCGATACCCGCCAGCTTGTGCTCGAGTGATAACGTCCCCTTGCGCCCAAGCCACCTTCACCCGTAGACTGCACTCACATTTGCCGAACCAAATTTCGTCTGAATTGCTAGGCTTGGCTAAAAGGAGCAGGAGGCTACTAGGTGATTCAGAAAAAAATCTGCATGCTGGGCGCATTCGCGGTGGGCAAAACCAGCCTGGTTGCGCGGTATGTGCACAGCATCTTTTCGGAAAAATACCAGACCACCGTGGGAGTCAAAATAGACAAGAAGGTGCTCACCCTAGATGATCGGGAAGTGGGGCTGGTATTGTGGGATCTCTATGGCGAAGATCGGTTCCAGCGGGTGCAATCGTTTTACCTGCGGGGTAGTTCGGGCTACTTACTGGTCGCCGATGGCACCCGTGCCGAGACCCTCGAGGCTGCTCAAAATATCCAGCAGCGGGCCCAAGAGGTACTCGGCCCGGTTCCCTTTATCCTGTTGCTCAACAAGCGTGACCTGCCCTGGGAAGTGAGCGAGGCCCAGATTGATGCGCTGCGGGCCAGGGGCTGGGACATACGCTACACCAGCGCCAAGACCGGTGAGGGTGTAGAAGAGAGCTTTACAACCCTGGCCAAACGAATGCTGGAGCAATCCTGAATGCACTGGTCACTACGTATGTGATCGCGGTTCCCACCAAAAGGGCCCACGCGGTGGCTCGTATTGTAGTCCCTACAGCAAAAACCGCTGTAGGGACTATTCGTGGGAAGCGCTCCGCCACCCCCTTTCCCGTTTTTTGCGAGCATCCGCAGCAATCCAGAACCCCAGGCCCGGCCAGCCTGGGCAAGGGGCTATCTGGATTGTTTCGTTGGCCTTGGGCCTCCTCGCAATGACAAGGTGCTGGTCAAGGAAACACCCTATCTGTATAAAGTGGCGCAAACTAGCTTACCAGACCACTGAAAGCCTTCTCCAAGGGCATTTGAACCGCAGCGTACTGCAGGAAAAGCTCAGGGTTGGCGACTCAGCAGCCAGTACCCCGCCCCGATCAGCAAAAGCCAAAACCACCAACGGTTACCCATACCGCCCAACACCCCGCGACGCTCGGGCAGGGGGGGCGGGCCGGCGGTATTTGCAATGGAGCGAGGTGGACGGGCTGCGGGTTGCATCTGTAGGCGCTGGCCGCGCTTGATGTGGTAGACCGATTTGTCAAGCCGGCCCTTTTTGCGGTAGGCCGCTCCCAGGTTATGGTGCGCCAGGGCATACTCGGGATTGAGCCTGAGCACCTCCTCGTACATACGGATGGCTTCGTCGGTGTAGCCAGCCTCGAGGGTCAGGTTGGCCAGGTTGGTCTTGGCGCGGTAGTGGCGGGGGTCGGCCTGCAAGGCTTTATCGAAGGCTTGCCGGGCATCCTCGCGCTTGTTCTGGCGGATGTGCGCCAGTCCGAGGGCTGTCCAAGCCTCGGCTCCCAGATGGGGGTCATCGAGGTAGGCGGCAATTCTACCTTCGTCCTCAGATTCAAAGGCCTCGAGGGCGGCCTGGGCTTGGCCAACATCCAGATAGCCTGCCATCAGGTCGCCCTCCTGCTTGAGCAGCTTGCGGGCCCGGTCGTACTCCTTTAGCCGCAGCCAGTCCCGCAGTTCCAACAACGCCGCCAAACCATCCGCATTTCCCTCTTCTCCCGCCAGAATACGGCCTCGAGCCTCCTCATAGCGCCCCGAACGGATGACTTGATCTAGCTCTTCCATAGATTCAAACAATCATTGTACCCAGACGGGTGAGAAAAGAACACGCGACGCTCGAGCTTCGCCGGATTCAAATCAAAATCAAAAAAATCCGGTGGCTGTTTTTTGAATTCTGGAGTCCACCCCTCCCTTCCAGGGGGTGGTATTGCCCTCTACTGGGCGAATAACCTCGGTCGGCGAGGAAAGTGCATCCCTTGGTCGAGTGTCAACTTTGCCAGACCCTTCGCGGATTGGACAAAAGACACTGGAAACCGGCCCAAGAGACCCGTACCATTAGGGTATGATCACCTTACACAAGATCAACCATCTGGCCGAGGGACAGGTGCTCGAGTGCGTGGGGCAAGAATCGGGCGACACCTTCCGCATTATCGTCCAGCACACTTCTCCTAGCCACTATGAAGCCCTGGGCAAGGTCACGCTGAGCAACGCCAGTGTGCACTACCAGTCTTCGGGTCCCATGACCGCCGACCTCCTGCTGCAGTGGCTGGATACGCTATTCGAGCGGTGGCCGGGGGCCAAATCTATTCCTTGGGTCGTCCACGACCAAGACGAAAAAACCCAGCAGTTTGTGCGCGAGGTTCGCAAAGCGGTAACAGCAGTCTAGGATTCCTCGTAGTCGTGATAGTCGGCTTGTCGGGCCCGGCGCAGGCGGGCGCGCAGGGCCGTGGGGGTGTAGGGAGTTTTCTGATGCACCATGGCTCCAAACCCCGCCATCAGCAGGGCCGGAATCAGCAGCAACAGGCCCTGCAGAGGGTCGGGTACATAGGGCATGGGGAACCGAACCAGCGAGGCCCACAGTTGTACCAGGGGCAGAATACCCCCCATCAAAAGCCCACTGAGCCACCACTGGCGGGGCCACCACCACCCCACCCCAAACCCCGCCAAAAGCATCAGGGTGCCGGCAAAAAGCAAGTCCACATTGCCCAGGTCGCCGAGGGCC
This genomic stretch from Meiothermus sp. harbors:
- a CDS encoding RuBisCO large subunit C-terminal-like domain-containing protein; translation: MLGLEAIYHIQSTPDQIEARAEALAIEQSIEMPPVAVRQPEILREVLAQVVSIQEAEAGYYRVVLRFAGQTTAFEAAGLLNVLFGNCALQEDVELIDLKLPPELLATFAGPRFGIAGLRQLTGVHDRPLTCTALKPQGLSPTQLAELAHTFALGGIDIVKDDHGLTNQPYAPFAERVPFIQKAIAEANAKTGGHTLYAPMLTGGPKTLRQRLQVARQVGVRVVLAAPMLMGLPTFQEWVEELEMAVLAHPAFAGHRIAPSLMLGKLFRLLGADASIFPNYGGRFAYSTQTCMNLAQAARSPWAHLRPTLPVPAGGMTVERVEEMVGFYGPETMLLIGGNLLAAGDKLLERTRAFVQKVAASVGQI
- a CDS encoding cupin domain-containing protein, whose amino-acid sequence is MAATRAKTKRAAQGFTWEGVEVLAYKAEGAAPFKDVTRQVLFEDPHLAAQWRYFEVAPGGHTTLERHQHVHAVMVIRGRGACLVGDEVYTIEPHDLISVPPLTWHQFRATEREPLGFLCLVNAERDRPELPGPQDLQALRQNPRVAAFIRV
- a CDS encoding Rab family GTPase, yielding MIQKKICMLGAFAVGKTSLVARYVHSIFSEKYQTTVGVKIDKKVLTLDDREVGLVLWDLYGEDRFQRVQSFYLRGSSGYLLVADGTRAETLEAAQNIQQRAQEVLGPVPFILLLNKRDLPWEVSEAQIDALRARGWDIRYTSAKTGEGVEESFTTLAKRMLEQS
- a CDS encoding tetratricopeptide repeat protein; this encodes MEELDQVIRSGRYEEARGRILAGEEGNADGLAALLELRDWLRLKEYDRARKLLKQEGDLMAGYLDVGQAQAALEAFESEDEGRIAAYLDDPHLGAEAWTALGLAHIRQNKREDARQAFDKALQADPRHYRAKTNLANLTLEAGYTDEAIRMYEEVLRLNPEYALAHHNLGAAYRKKGRLDKSVYHIKRGQRLQMQPAARPPRSIANTAGPPPLPERRGVLGGMGNRWWFWLLLIGAGYWLLSRQP